The Methanothermobacter sp. genome includes a window with the following:
- a CDS encoding DUF1512 family protein, which yields MVGIIIFIILIIFLPVIIRMRMISAVEGAIRELDDMEKKARKIIIDLSGIKDEGVLDDQLEFFIVPPSDIDPSGLADKFRRLLEMGDLRIREMVEEISPDADSEKKASIIMCIKVTAGIRGILKFLRHNLELSRKTGNLQILVALQMNLELIMRTARAYLDGCQAISSSLPLGDGAGPLTAGMLIDEEDGKEHLHEMVYVKKRFMDKDIGILKPHGPGSRLGMVVKALEEILSEDEFHEVIMVDAAAKMEGEKTGTVAEGVGVAIGGPGVEKWFMENMILEHRTHAIIIKMSPEEAMSHMTREILDACSVARSRIEDIISRSDADSILIIGVGNSSGIPDAVENPGEIKVKEKDDTRE from the coding sequence ATGGTGGGTATCATTATCTTCATCATACTCATCATTTTCCTGCCGGTTATAATCAGGATGAGGATGATCTCGGCGGTTGAGGGGGCCATCAGGGAACTGGATGATATGGAGAAAAAAGCCAGAAAGATAATAATTGACCTCAGCGGCATCAAAGATGAGGGGGTCCTGGATGACCAACTGGAGTTCTTCATAGTGCCCCCCTCGGATATTGATCCATCAGGACTTGCAGATAAATTCAGGAGACTCCTGGAGATGGGAGACCTCCGTATCAGGGAGATGGTTGAAGAAATTTCCCCGGATGCGGACAGTGAAAAAAAGGCCAGTATAATTATGTGTATAAAGGTGACAGCAGGTATCCGGGGTATCCTCAAATTTCTGAGGCATAACCTTGAACTGTCAAGGAAGACGGGAAACCTTCAGATTCTTGTTGCCCTTCAGATGAACCTCGAGCTGATCATGAGGACCGCCAGGGCATACCTGGATGGCTGCCAGGCAATCTCATCCTCCCTCCCCCTGGGTGACGGTGCCGGTCCCCTCACAGCAGGGATGCTCATAGATGAAGAAGATGGTAAAGAACACCTGCATGAAATGGTCTACGTAAAGAAGAGATTCATGGATAAGGATATTGGTATTCTGAAGCCACATGGCCCTGGTTCAAGGCTTGGAATGGTGGTGAAGGCCCTTGAGGAGATCCTCAGTGAGGATGAGTTCCATGAGGTGATAATGGTGGATGCTGCCGCCAAAATGGAGGGTGAAAAAACAGGTACAGTGGCTGAGGGGGTCGGGGTGGCCATAGGTGGCCCTGGCGTTGAAAAGTGGTTCATGGAGAACATGATACTTGAACACAGAACCCACGCCATCATAATAAAGATGTCCCCTGAGGAGGCAATGTCCCATATGACAAGGGAAATACTTGACGCCTGCAGCGTCGCCCGCTCAAGGATAGAGGATATAATATCCAGATCAGATGCAGATTCAATCCTCATAATAGGTGTGGGTAACAGCAGCGGCATCCCTGACGCCGTTGAAAACCCTGGGGAGATCAAGGTGAAGGAAAAGGATGATACCCGGGAATGA